The Maribacter aquivivus genome has a segment encoding these proteins:
- a CDS encoding M14 family metallopeptidase translates to MKNIPLFFLALLFFSCESKVEDTKTDFPTPFETSNKTETATYEQVIDFYLKLSKEFSTINIQTIGTTDSGKPLHVVTYSSKGDFDFKKLGESNTMMLINNGIHPGESDGIDATMLLFRDLASSEIETPKETIIATIPIYNVGGALNRNSTSRANQNGPLEYGFRGNAKNYDLNRDFIKTDTKNAATFAEIFHLINPDVFIDNHVSNGADYQYTLTHLFTQHNKLGGKLGEYIHDSLMPQLQDSLAKSNWDITPYVNVFNTPPEKGFQQFIDHPRYSTGYTTLFNTVGMMVETHMLKPYDKRVMGTYELMQKMITITEKDGGKIRNLRDAALSSFDEEEYYPMAWTIDTTKVSNYIFKGFKADTIISAVTGLKRLKYNQDMPIETEVAYQDYYTPSDSVKIPEAYILGRQWQNVIEKLDLNKITYTTLQKDSTIAVESYKINDYKTYISPYEGHYPHYNTTINTTNSTIEFHAGDIIIPTNQPGFRYLLETLEPAAVDSFFNWNFFDTILQQKEGFSPYVFEDTALKMLENDSILKAKFEDKKMLDSDFKENWYKQLDWLFKQSDLYEKAHLQYPVYRIKK, encoded by the coding sequence ATGAAAAATATACCACTTTTCTTTTTGGCTCTTTTATTTTTCTCATGCGAGAGTAAAGTTGAAGATACCAAAACCGATTTCCCCACTCCTTTCGAAACTTCGAACAAGACAGAAACTGCGACCTATGAACAGGTAATAGATTTTTACCTTAAACTGTCAAAAGAGTTCTCTACAATAAACATACAAACCATTGGCACAACTGATAGTGGCAAACCATTACATGTGGTCACCTATAGTTCTAAGGGAGATTTTGATTTTAAAAAATTGGGCGAGAGCAATACCATGATGTTGATTAACAACGGTATTCATCCAGGTGAAAGTGATGGTATTGATGCTACTATGTTACTTTTTCGCGATTTGGCAAGCAGCGAAATTGAAACTCCGAAAGAGACGATTATAGCTACCATACCTATTTACAACGTTGGCGGTGCATTAAACAGAAATAGCACTTCTAGAGCTAACCAAAACGGACCCCTAGAATACGGATTTAGAGGTAATGCCAAAAATTATGACCTCAATAGAGATTTCATTAAAACCGACACCAAAAACGCTGCTACTTTTGCCGAAATATTTCATCTTATCAATCCTGATGTATTTATAGACAATCATGTTAGCAATGGTGCCGATTACCAATACACCTTAACCCATCTCTTTACTCAGCATAATAAATTAGGCGGAAAATTAGGTGAATATATTCATGATTCATTGATGCCACAATTACAAGATTCATTAGCGAAATCTAATTGGGATATTACTCCGTACGTGAATGTATTCAATACTCCCCCAGAAAAAGGATTTCAACAATTTATAGACCACCCAAGATATTCTACTGGTTATACTACACTATTTAATACTGTAGGTATGATGGTCGAGACGCATATGTTAAAACCATACGATAAGCGTGTTATGGGTACTTATGAATTGATGCAAAAAATGATTACTATAACTGAAAAAGATGGTGGTAAAATTAGAAATCTACGTGATGCCGCTTTATCATCTTTTGACGAAGAGGAATATTACCCCATGGCATGGACAATTGATACCACCAAAGTTTCTAATTATATTTTTAAAGGCTTCAAGGCAGATACTATAATCAGTGCCGTTACGGGTTTAAAAAGACTAAAGTACAACCAAGATATGCCAATTGAAACCGAAGTTGCCTATCAAGATTATTATACACCATCAGATTCCGTTAAAATTCCTGAAGCATATATTTTAGGTAGACAATGGCAAAATGTGATTGAAAAATTAGATTTAAATAAAATTACATACACCACGCTTCAAAAAGATTCTACAATTGCCGTAGAATCTTATAAAATAAATGATTACAAAACTTATATATCGCCTTATGAGGGGCACTACCCGCATTATAATACTACCATAAATACAACAAATAGCACTATAGAATTTCACGCGGGTGATATTATAATACCGACTAATCAACCAGGTTTTAGATATCTTTTAGAAACATTAGAACCCGCTGCAGTTGACTCCTTTTTTAACTGGAATTTCTTTGACACCATACTACAGCAAAAAGAAGGGTTCTCACCTTATGTGTTTGAAGATACCGCATTAAAGATGTTAGAAAATGATTCTATTTTAAAAGCCAAGTTTGAGGATAAAAAAATGCTTGATTCAGATTTCAAGGAAAACTGGTATAAGCAATTAGACTGGCTTTTTAAACAAAGTGATCTTTATGAAAAGGCGCATTTACAATATCCGGTGTATAGAATCAAAAAATAA
- a CDS encoding response regulator, which translates to MKKISDITIIDDDTITVFGLRKLIASSVECKTIESYANGKIALDAMTAFFNNNQQIPQIIFLDINMPIMDGWEFLKAFLELPITQTIRINIVTSSIDPRDYKQWEFFKNKSHHLITFNQKPIDRNKIAEITQLA; encoded by the coding sequence ATGAAAAAAATTAGTGATATCACTATTATTGACGATGACACAATAACGGTCTTCGGTTTACGTAAATTAATAGCTTCAAGTGTTGAATGCAAAACTATTGAATCCTATGCCAATGGTAAAATTGCATTAGATGCAATGACAGCTTTTTTTAATAATAACCAGCAAATACCTCAGATAATATTTTTAGATATTAACATGCCAATTATGGATGGATGGGAATTTCTAAAAGCCTTTCTTGAGCTTCCAATTACCCAAACTATTAGAATAAATATTGTAACATCATCAATAGACCCACGTGATTATAAACAATGGGAGTTTTTTAAAAATAAAAGCCACCATTTAATTACTTTCAATCAAAAACCAATCGACAGAAATAAAATAGCAGAAATTACTCAACTGGCTTAA
- a CDS encoding PAS domain S-box protein yields MITVPQVSNTSYLIRQLPTPTAFVDTNYNIVQTSDKWTSIFNENDECINSRSLFAVFPNLSEKWKMVLDNCFKGNPQPMGIHKTIDANSNELWFEWINAPWYDTNENIVGAIIQLNNITDAVNNELELNKKDLLLQQQAEITKIGRWEYNMEDNQLFWCSTTKSIHEVSSDFKPNIETALFYYKEGHSRNAISMALFEAQESGKSWSNLKLQIITATGKEKWVMAGGKPIFNKGKVVGLIGTFQDIHEQVEADIKTIDNEKLLRTLIDNLPVNVYIKDTESRKILINKAECEYLGVNDPKEILGKSDFELYPYDAAEKSREEDLNVMNTLKPVIGKETVKTTINGKQTSFLSSKIPLLNNKGIAYGLVGISLDISKLKEKEKELRNIINIASVQNKKLLNFAHIVSHNLRSHSANFSMLLNFLETEKDEEEKKSIVSMLTKASNNLLETLDNLNEVVSINTNTNIEIKEINLNKKVVDACDNLSPFISVNSGRIENNIPANFNIKSVPAYLDSILTNFITNAVKYKHPDREALVTLSAEKKGGYSILTIADNGLGIDLKKYGEKLFGMYKTFHDHKDARGIGLYLTKNQIDAMNGKIEVTSKVGKGTEFKIFFNEKN; encoded by the coding sequence ATGATAACAGTTCCCCAGGTATCTAATACCTCGTACCTAATTAGACAATTGCCTACACCAACGGCTTTCGTAGACACTAATTATAACATTGTTCAGACATCTGACAAGTGGACGAGTATTTTTAATGAAAATGACGAGTGTATTAACTCTAGAAGTTTATTTGCTGTTTTTCCTAATTTAAGTGAAAAATGGAAAATGGTATTAGACAATTGTTTTAAAGGCAATCCTCAGCCTATGGGTATTCATAAAACCATAGATGCTAATAGCAATGAACTTTGGTTCGAATGGATCAATGCACCTTGGTATGATACTAATGAGAATATTGTAGGAGCAATTATTCAATTAAATAATATTACTGACGCCGTTAATAATGAACTAGAGCTCAATAAAAAAGATTTATTATTACAACAACAAGCAGAAATCACCAAAATTGGAAGGTGGGAATATAATATGGAAGACAACCAACTATTTTGGTGTTCTACCACAAAATCTATTCACGAGGTATCATCGGATTTTAAACCCAACATAGAAACTGCTCTTTTTTATTATAAAGAAGGTCATAGTAGAAATGCTATATCAATGGCTCTTTTTGAAGCACAGGAAAGTGGTAAATCTTGGAGTAATTTAAAACTTCAAATCATAACCGCTACCGGAAAAGAAAAGTGGGTTATGGCTGGCGGTAAACCTATCTTTAACAAAGGTAAAGTAGTTGGTTTAATTGGTACTTTTCAAGACATACACGAGCAGGTAGAAGCTGATATTAAAACTATTGATAACGAAAAACTATTAAGAACATTAATTGACAATTTACCGGTCAATGTTTATATAAAAGATACTGAATCTAGAAAAATTTTAATAAACAAAGCAGAATGTGAGTATTTAGGAGTTAATGACCCAAAAGAAATTTTAGGTAAAAGTGATTTTGAACTATACCCTTATGATGCTGCAGAAAAGTCTAGAGAAGAAGACTTAAATGTAATGAATACTCTTAAACCTGTAATTGGAAAGGAAACAGTTAAAACCACTATTAATGGCAAACAAACTTCTTTTTTGAGTTCTAAAATACCATTGTTAAATAATAAGGGTATTGCATATGGTCTTGTGGGTATTAGCCTAGATATTTCTAAACTAAAAGAAAAAGAAAAAGAGCTTAGAAATATTATAAACATTGCATCGGTACAGAATAAAAAGCTTTTAAACTTTGCACATATTGTTTCGCATAACCTTCGTTCTCATTCAGCTAATTTTTCAATGCTATTAAACTTTTTAGAAACAGAAAAAGATGAAGAAGAAAAGAAAAGTATTGTTTCTATGCTTACTAAAGCTTCGAACAATTTGTTAGAGACCTTAGATAATTTAAATGAAGTAGTTTCAATAAATACTAATACAAATATAGAAATCAAAGAAATAAATTTAAATAAGAAGGTAGTAGACGCATGCGATAATCTATCTCCTTTTATTTCAGTTAACAGTGGTAGAATTGAAAATAATATACCGGCTAATTTCAACATTAAATCGGTACCAGCTTATTTAGATAGCATATTAACAAATTTCATCACTAACGCAGTAAAATACAAACATCCAGATAGAGAAGCGCTTGTGACGTTAAGTGCAGAGAAAAAGGGAGGTTATTCAATATTAACCATTGCAGATAATGGGCTAGGTATAGATTTGAAGAAATACGGCGAAAAACTTTTTGGAATGTACAAAACCTTTCACGATCATAAAGATGCGCGAGGTATTGGTCTATACCTTACAAAAAATCAAATAGACGCTATGAACGGTAAAATAGAAGTAACGAGCAAAGTTGGAAAAGGAACAGAATTTAAAATTTTCTTTAATGAAAAAAATTAG
- a CDS encoding PAS domain S-box protein yields the protein MFKSQNNSSFSLDWINQIPSSIVIIDTDFKLISASPRWQANFELNLNDIEGKYFLDLFPELSQDLMSRLKYSLEGLRDIKFKYNAKNCKYSSKDSVWHLNPWKDGYGNIIGVIIKVESISKTQELEIELNKTKLILNQKSSVAKIGSWDYDVQNETLNWTSIVNKIYGLSSDFKPTLENSINFYVEESQEIIKKLVSDAINSGKPWNEKLQLKKSDGEVIWVNTIGRPKFKGSNCTRIIGTIQHIKNETKPNTEINDNILIEYPLFEKVPFGLAIVDFKNGNLLDVNEQFTKLTSFNKEHFIGHNFKKFIKDNIISKSAELKIQLEEHGSFKPVKFTYTNQKKHNINIKMTGTLVEGTSGIKSVLCTFENITSQTKLEKNLKNTIASAREKNEQLLNFAHMVSHNLKTHATNFSLLLNFLNDETGKNQRNKYMNMLFSASDNLSETIKGLREIVAVKSSINEEKKLLSLNESLFVVEQNVAGLLKETYGKIINEIPETTQVKALPAYLNSILTNCITNSIKYRSPDKKPIIILSIEESKNYTILSVEDNGLGIDLEKYGNQLFGLYKTFHRNKDSRGIGLYITKNQMEAMNGNITVESKPNEGTTFRFHFNKK from the coding sequence ATGTTTAAATCACAAAATAATTCATCTTTTTCTTTAGATTGGATAAATCAGATTCCGTCATCTATAGTTATCATTGATACAGATTTTAAACTGATCAGTGCTTCACCTAGGTGGCAAGCAAATTTTGAATTGAATTTGAATGATATTGAAGGGAAATACTTTCTTGATCTTTTTCCTGAATTATCTCAAGATTTAATGTCCAGACTAAAATATAGCTTAGAGGGCTTAAGAGATATTAAGTTTAAATATAATGCTAAAAACTGTAAGTATTCTTCTAAAGATTCTGTTTGGCATCTAAACCCCTGGAAAGATGGTTACGGCAACATTATAGGTGTAATTATTAAAGTAGAATCTATTTCTAAGACTCAAGAGCTTGAAATTGAACTTAATAAGACAAAACTTATTTTAAATCAAAAAAGCTCGGTCGCAAAAATTGGAAGTTGGGATTATGACGTGCAAAATGAAACTTTAAATTGGACATCAATCGTTAACAAAATTTATGGGCTGTCTTCAGATTTTAAACCTACACTAGAAAACTCTATTAATTTCTATGTAGAAGAATCACAAGAAATTATCAAAAAACTAGTTTCAGATGCAATTAATTCCGGTAAACCTTGGAATGAAAAATTACAGTTAAAAAAATCTGACGGAGAAGTAATATGGGTAAATACCATTGGTAGACCAAAATTTAAAGGGAGTAATTGCACTAGAATTATTGGTACTATTCAACATATTAAAAATGAAACCAAACCAAATACAGAGATTAATGACAACATATTAATTGAATATCCTCTATTTGAAAAGGTGCCTTTTGGACTAGCAATTGTAGATTTTAAAAATGGCAACCTTTTAGATGTAAATGAACAATTCACAAAACTTACCTCTTTTAACAAAGAACATTTTATAGGTCATAATTTTAAAAAATTTATTAAAGACAATATCATAAGCAAAAGTGCTGAACTTAAAATTCAACTAGAAGAACATGGCTCTTTTAAACCAGTTAAGTTCACCTACACTAACCAAAAAAAGCATAATATTAATATAAAGATGACTGGTACTTTAGTTGAAGGTACTTCTGGAATAAAAAGTGTGTTATGCACCTTTGAAAATATAACCTCACAAACAAAATTAGAAAAGAACTTAAAAAATACCATTGCATCGGCAAGAGAGAAAAATGAGCAATTGTTGAATTTTGCCCACATGGTATCTCATAACCTAAAAACACATGCAACAAATTTTTCACTTTTACTTAATTTTTTAAATGATGAGACTGGTAAAAACCAGCGTAACAAATACATGAATATGCTATTCAGCGCTTCTGATAATTTATCTGAAACCATAAAAGGACTTCGAGAGATTGTTGCTGTAAAGTCTAGCATTAATGAGGAGAAAAAATTACTTTCTTTAAATGAAAGCCTATTTGTTGTTGAACAGAACGTGGCCGGCTTATTAAAAGAAACATATGGAAAAATTATTAATGAAATACCAGAGACTACTCAAGTAAAGGCATTACCTGCATATCTTAATAGTATTTTAACCAATTGTATTACCAACTCTATTAAATATAGAAGTCCTGATAAAAAACCCATCATCATATTAAGTATAGAAGAGAGCAAAAACTACACTATTTTAAGTGTTGAAGATAACGGTTTGGGTATTGATTTAGAAAAATACGGTAATCAGTTATTTGGACTTTACAAAACCTTTCACAGAAATAAAGATTCTAGAGGTATTGGTCTATACATTACTAAAAACCAAATGGAAGCTATGAACGGAAATATAACTGTTGAGAGTAAGCCAAATGAAGGAACCACTTTTAGGTTTCACTTCAACAAAAAATAA
- the coaD gene encoding pantetheine-phosphate adenylyltransferase: MRRAIFPGSFDPLTLGHHDIIMRGITLFDEIIIAIGKNADKKYMFSLEKRIQFIEEAFKDVPSISVKSYVGLTVDFCKKEDANFILRGLRNPGDFEFEKAIAHTNRKLSEIETVFLLTSSGKSYISSSIVRDVIRNGGDYTGLVPNSVRK; this comes from the coding sequence ATGAGACGCGCAATTTTTCCTGGTTCTTTTGATCCCTTAACATTGGGACATCATGATATTATTATGCGTGGCATAACGCTATTCGATGAAATAATTATCGCAATCGGTAAAAATGCCGACAAAAAGTATATGTTCAGTCTTGAGAAACGTATACAATTCATAGAAGAAGCGTTTAAAGATGTGCCTTCTATTTCGGTAAAATCATATGTAGGACTAACAGTTGACTTTTGTAAGAAAGAAGACGCTAATTTTATTTTAAGGGGATTGCGTAATCCTGGTGATTTTGAATTTGAGAAGGCAATTGCACATACAAACCGTAAATTATCTGAGATAGAAACCGTGTTTTTATTGACCTCATCGGGCAAATCATACATAAGTTCATCTATTGTAAGAGACGTAATACGCAACGGTGGTGACTATACGGGTTTAGTACCCAATTCTGTAAGAAAATAG
- a CDS encoding D-alanine--D-alanine ligase: MKKNIAIIMGGYSSEYKISLKSGNVVYDYLNKEKFNLYRIHIFKNKWVYVDDAGNETPIDRNDFSIPLNNTSITFDCVFNAIHGSPGEDGLMQAYFELLGIKHTSCDFYQAALTFNKRDLLSVLKPYGIKAAPSYYLNLGDEINETEIINKVKLPCFVKANKSGSSFGITKVYKAEELKGAIETAYKEDDEIIIEGFLDGTEVSVGVLKLNGKTTVFPITEIVSENDFFDYQAKYEGKSQEITPARINPEQLEKVTIASKRIYDVLKMTGFSRSEFIFIGNEPFLLEMNTTPGLTTESILPQQAKEAGIELGMLFEYAITEALA, from the coding sequence ATGAAAAAAAATATAGCAATTATAATGGGCGGGTATTCTAGTGAATATAAAATATCGCTTAAAAGTGGAAATGTGGTCTATGATTACTTGAACAAAGAAAAATTTAATCTTTACAGAATACATATTTTTAAGAACAAATGGGTCTATGTAGATGATGCCGGTAACGAAACACCTATTGACAGAAACGATTTCTCTATTCCTTTAAACAATACGTCTATAACATTTGATTGTGTTTTTAATGCCATTCATGGTTCCCCTGGTGAAGACGGACTCATGCAGGCATATTTTGAATTATTAGGAATAAAGCATACTTCTTGTGATTTTTATCAAGCAGCGCTTACCTTCAATAAAAGAGACTTGCTAAGTGTATTGAAACCTTACGGAATTAAAGCGGCACCTTCTTATTATCTAAACTTAGGCGATGAAATAAATGAAACAGAAATAATAAATAAAGTCAAGCTACCTTGTTTTGTAAAGGCCAATAAGTCTGGTAGTAGTTTTGGTATTACTAAAGTCTATAAAGCAGAGGAGCTAAAAGGTGCTATAGAAACTGCTTATAAAGAAGATGATGAAATTATTATTGAAGGTTTTCTTGACGGTACAGAAGTATCTGTGGGCGTTCTAAAACTAAATGGCAAAACAACGGTTTTCCCGATTACAGAAATTGTTTCTGAAAATGACTTCTTCGACTACCAAGCAAAATATGAAGGTAAATCACAAGAAATTACTCCTGCAAGAATAAATCCTGAACAATTAGAAAAAGTAACCATCGCATCGAAAAGAATATATGATGTACTAAAAATGACGGGCTTTTCTAGAAGTGAATTTATATTTATTGGCAACGAACCATTTTTATTAGAGATGAATACTACACCTGGTTTAACCACAGAGAGTATATTGCCACAACAAGCTAAAGAAGCTGGTATTGAGCTAGGTATGTTATTTGAGTATGCAATTACCGAGGCATTAGCTTAA
- a CDS encoding PASTA domain-containing protein: MKNFFNFLKSKTFLIQLGLALLVLIIVIFVTLRYLNSTTNHGEFVVVPDFSKKSVMDMRKSIEEAGLRYEVLDSANYNPDYPRFSIIEQNPTAGSKVKENRKIYFTVNPSGYKKVTVPKIIQVTKRNASSMLKAVGLDVQRVTYVDELGKDMVYQIKFKGKYIKPGDKLPKTSKIELICGNGSITERAVIKSESED, encoded by the coding sequence ATGAAGAATTTTTTCAATTTTTTAAAAAGTAAGACTTTTTTAATTCAGCTTGGTCTTGCGTTGTTGGTATTGATAATTGTGATTTTTGTCACCTTAAGATACCTGAACAGTACCACCAATCATGGTGAGTTTGTAGTAGTGCCAGATTTTTCAAAAAAATCTGTCATGGATATGAGAAAATCTATTGAAGAAGCTGGGCTTAGGTATGAAGTACTTGATTCAGCAAATTACAATCCAGATTATCCTAGGTTTTCGATCATTGAGCAAAATCCTACGGCAGGTTCAAAAGTAAAGGAGAATAGAAAAATATATTTTACCGTTAATCCATCAGGATATAAAAAAGTAACCGTTCCTAAAATAATTCAAGTAACCAAGCGTAATGCCTCTTCTATGTTGAAGGCAGTGGGCTTAGATGTACAAAGGGTAACCTATGTAGATGAATTGGGTAAGGATATGGTATACCAAATAAAATTTAAGGGCAAGTATATTAAGCCTGGCGATAAGCTACCTAAAACTTCTAAAATAGAGCTGATTTGTGGTAATGGTAGTATTACAGAAAGAGCGGTAATTAAATCGGAATCTGAAGATTAG
- a CDS encoding RluA family pseudouridine synthase has product MEENIVQPENEDGELFEHHRVVASKGQESLRVDKFLMNFIENATRNKIQQAAKGGHVWVNDEIVKSNYKVKAGDEVKVLFEHPPHEFLLVPEDIPLDIVYEDDVLMVVNKPAGMVVHPGHGNYSGTLINALIFHTDNLPANSNERPGLVHRIDKDTSGLLVVAKTEAAMTHLAKQFFDKTSEREYVALVWGNVEEDEGTVVGHVGRNPKNRLQMHVFPEGEEGKEAVTHFKVLERLGYVTLVSCKLETGRTHQIRVHMKYIGHTLFNDERYGGEKILKGTTFTKYKQFVENTFKLLPRQALHAKTLGFVHPVTGERMSFDSEVPEDMTSAIEKWRGYTKNSTE; this is encoded by the coding sequence ATGGAGGAGAATATTGTGCAACCAGAGAATGAAGATGGAGAGCTTTTTGAGCACCATAGGGTAGTAGCCTCAAAAGGGCAAGAGTCTTTACGTGTAGATAAATTTTTAATGAATTTCATTGAAAATGCTACAAGGAATAAAATACAACAAGCTGCAAAAGGCGGTCATGTTTGGGTTAATGATGAGATTGTAAAATCGAATTATAAAGTAAAAGCAGGCGATGAGGTGAAGGTGTTATTTGAACATCCACCACATGAGTTTCTTTTGGTGCCAGAAGATATTCCATTAGATATCGTCTATGAAGATGATGTTCTTATGGTAGTCAATAAACCTGCGGGTATGGTGGTTCACCCAGGGCACGGTAATTATTCGGGTACATTAATAAATGCCTTAATCTTTCATACCGATAATTTACCGGCAAATAGTAACGAGAGACCAGGTTTGGTACATCGTATAGATAAAGATACCTCTGGTTTATTAGTAGTAGCAAAGACCGAAGCTGCAATGACCCATTTGGCAAAACAATTTTTTGATAAAACTTCTGAACGAGAGTATGTAGCTTTAGTTTGGGGTAATGTAGAAGAAGACGAAGGTACTGTAGTTGGTCATGTAGGTAGAAACCCTAAAAACCGTCTACAGATGCATGTTTTTCCTGAAGGGGAAGAGGGTAAAGAGGCTGTTACCCATTTTAAGGTATTGGAAAGATTGGGCTATGTTACACTTGTGTCATGTAAATTAGAGACAGGTAGAACACATCAAATTCGTGTGCATATGAAGTACATAGGCCACACGTTATTTAATGATGAGCGTTATGGTGGTGAGAAAATTTTAAAAGGAACAACCTTTACAAAATACAAGCAATTTGTAGAGAACACTTTTAAATTATTACCAAGGCAAGCGTTACATGCAAAGACATTAGGTTTTGTACACCCAGTAACCGGTGAGCGTATGAGTTTTGATTCAGAAGTGCCAGAAGACATGACTAGTGCTATTGAAAAATGGCGTGGTTATACTAAGAACAGCACAGAATAA
- the yaaA gene encoding peroxide stress protein YaaA translates to MKIVISPAKSLNYENELPMAKFTSPEFIEDAEKLNKILKKKKPAALSELMSISDNLAQLNWQRNQDFTTPFTPENSRPAIYAFSGDVYTGLDAYTLSEEKMDKLQQTLRILSGQYGILKPLDLMQPYRLEMGTSLKIGRNKNLYEYWGSKLTDHLNDEMSEGELLVNLASNEYYSALQPKNIKAEIITPIFKDWKNDKLKIISFFAKKARGAMVRYILDSEAKTLTDIKGFNLDDYEFSQEHTLKENQPVFIR, encoded by the coding sequence ATGAAAATTGTTATTTCTCCGGCTAAGTCATTGAATTACGAAAATGAGCTTCCGATGGCAAAATTTACTTCTCCAGAATTTATAGAAGATGCTGAAAAGCTGAATAAAATTCTGAAGAAAAAGAAGCCAGCAGCACTTTCAGAATTGATGTCTATTTCAGACAATTTAGCGCAGTTGAACTGGCAGCGTAATCAAGATTTTACAACACCGTTTACACCAGAGAATTCTAGGCCTGCAATTTATGCCTTTAGTGGTGATGTATATACGGGCTTAGATGCATATACCTTGTCTGAAGAAAAAATGGATAAGCTACAACAGACCCTAAGAATTTTATCTGGGCAATATGGTATTCTAAAACCCCTAGATTTAATGCAGCCTTATCGTTTAGAAATGGGTACTTCGTTAAAAATTGGTAGAAATAAAAACTTATATGAGTATTGGGGCAGTAAGCTAACGGATCATTTAAATGATGAAATGAGTGAGGGTGAGTTACTTGTTAATTTGGCAAGTAATGAATATTATAGTGCGCTACAACCAAAGAATATTAAAGCAGAAATTATCACTCCTATTTTTAAAGATTGGAAAAATGATAAATTGAAGATTATTAGCTTCTTTGCGAAGAAAGCCAGAGGTGCTATGGTGAGATATATTTTAGACTCAGAGGCAAAAACACTTACAGATATAAAAGGCTTTAATCTAGACGATTATGAATTTAGTCAAGAGCATACCTTAAAAGAAAATCAACCCGTATTCATCAGATAA
- a CDS encoding 30S ribosomal protein THX, giving the protein MGKGDKKSKKGKISNNSYGARRPRKIKKRPTIEEKIKISKKK; this is encoded by the coding sequence ATGGGCAAAGGAGATAAGAAATCGAAAAAAGGAAAAATATCTAATAATTCTTACGGAGCAAGACGACCACGTAAAATTAAAAAGAGACCTACTATAGAAGAAAAAATAAAAATTAGCAAAAAGAAATAA
- a CDS encoding uracil-DNA glycosylase family protein: MQYVFKHTHPYEPFIDTTTEKLIVGTLPPPRFTTGELKEGDVNFCYGSRDGQLWPILEKIFNLNLKYETTANAIEQRKVFLKSRGIGVCDIVASAERQKIDASDIGMQNVVLRNVLCYLEKYPNVNTLLFTGGNSKNGPEYFFRKHLKEYQVSLQQISNEVPRIHEFVHPITKTIIRTVSLIAPSGAANRAVGSLESYKRIKKENPSFNTLDYRVLQYKDYF; the protein is encoded by the coding sequence ATGCAATACGTATTTAAGCATACACACCCTTACGAACCCTTTATTGACACTACTACTGAAAAACTAATAGTTGGTACTTTACCACCACCACGTTTTACAACAGGCGAGTTGAAGGAGGGCGATGTTAATTTTTGTTATGGTAGTAGAGATGGGCAATTGTGGCCAATTTTAGAAAAGATTTTTAATTTAAATCTTAAGTATGAAACAACAGCAAATGCAATAGAGCAGCGCAAAGTTTTTTTAAAATCTAGAGGTATAGGTGTTTGTGATATTGTAGCTTCAGCAGAACGCCAGAAAATAGATGCATCTGATATTGGAATGCAGAATGTAGTTTTAAGAAATGTATTATGTTACTTAGAAAAATATCCTAATGTAAATACACTACTTTTTACAGGAGGAAACAGCAAAAATGGTCCTGAATACTTTTTTAGAAAACATTTAAAAGAATACCAAGTATCATTACAACAGATTTCTAATGAAGTACCACGAATACATGAGTTTGTGCATCCAATTACAAAAACAATAATTAGAACAGTTTCTTTAATTGCACCTTCTGGAGCGGCAAATAGGGCGGTAGGTAGTCTTGAAAGTTATAAGAGAATTAAGAAAGAAAATCCTTCGTTTAATACGTTAGATTATAGAGTACTGCAGTATAAAGATTATTTCTAA